In Nonomuraea sp. NBC_00507, the following are encoded in one genomic region:
- a CDS encoding DedA family protein has translation MDDFARPFWLGLPYWLVGAILILALFGAFQVYYWVGRKLGDKLYDSRIGVKVGRERIEKVERVVEKWGALAVYGCFWVPMLRHTLPWVAGALRVSYPWYVVASALGCLTWAPLWWFGLWGWLQLAARSPVTAAVVAVVAVAGMALLMVRRRRRRRAADETLLVS, from the coding sequence ATGGACGATTTCGCCAGGCCGTTCTGGCTGGGCCTGCCATACTGGCTGGTGGGCGCCATCCTGATCCTCGCCCTGTTCGGCGCGTTCCAGGTCTACTACTGGGTCGGCCGCAAGCTGGGCGACAAGCTCTACGACTCGCGCATCGGCGTCAAGGTGGGCCGTGAGCGGATCGAGAAGGTCGAGCGGGTCGTCGAGAAGTGGGGGGCGCTGGCCGTCTACGGGTGCTTCTGGGTGCCCATGCTGCGGCACACGCTTCCGTGGGTGGCGGGCGCGCTGCGGGTGTCCTATCCCTGGTATGTGGTCGCCAGCGCGCTGGGCTGCCTGACCTGGGCGCCCCTGTGGTGGTTCGGCCTCTGGGGCTGGCTCCAGCTGGCCGCGCGCTCGCCTGTCACGGCGGCGGTCGTCGCCGTGGTGGCCGTCGCGGGCATGGCCCTGCTCATGGTGCGGCGCAGGAGGAGGCGACGCGCCGCGGACGAGACGCTCCTGGTGTCATAG
- a CDS encoding substrate-binding domain-containing protein yields MGRHRTDELDGGYGGGYRASEPPSRRRRSSRGRVLVPLAGAVALAVLLGVAAFVIFNRDHDCSGGKLALRVVATPDIEPSLSKIANNYNKAMHSIDGKCVDVTVAKEAAARTANALAAGKATADFWVADSSLLLESMRRTPAGKALPEPEVSIATSPVVLAAAKSAAAKLSSALKPSWSSMIAAANVANVDGPGKQVRVLALDPQKNSAGLAALVAAAGTAKEAGQDKALVGALKELSGQLASDSTALLASLTVKSGSKVPVGVASEQAIYAHNTKKPEAPVVALYPEEGTLSLDYPVTILTKDPATQKAAADFKQELSTDPAKKVLRDAGFRSADGKAGDVLTKDKGFTPETPQALPAPDGATVARMVQTWSRLNLGSRLLTLLDVSGTMALPVPGTGMTRMQAIGKIATEGLGLFPADSELGVWTFSTHLDGRGKDWKEIVSLGPLTESINGTLRKDLMVKQLSTIQAKATGDTGLNDTLKAAYTEMTETYQQDKINTLLILTDGAGNDDPDGGIKNPAILQFLKDTYDPKRPVSIIIIAFGPDAAPGKQRMDALAKATGGEAYIAKNILQVRDFFLQGMERRLCSPNCDG; encoded by the coding sequence GTGGGGCGACACCGCACAGACGAGCTCGACGGCGGATACGGCGGCGGATACCGAGCCAGCGAACCCCCCTCCCGCAGGCGCCGCAGCAGCCGGGGCCGCGTTCTCGTGCCGTTGGCCGGCGCCGTGGCGCTGGCCGTGCTCCTCGGTGTGGCCGCGTTCGTCATCTTCAACCGCGACCACGACTGCTCGGGCGGCAAGCTCGCGCTGCGCGTCGTCGCCACTCCCGACATCGAGCCGTCGCTCAGCAAGATCGCGAATAACTACAACAAGGCCATGCACTCGATCGACGGCAAGTGCGTGGACGTGACGGTGGCCAAGGAGGCGGCGGCCAGGACGGCCAACGCGCTGGCCGCGGGCAAGGCCACCGCCGACTTCTGGGTGGCGGACTCCAGCCTGCTCTTGGAGAGCATGCGCAGGACCCCGGCGGGCAAGGCGCTGCCCGAGCCCGAGGTCTCGATCGCCACCTCCCCCGTCGTGCTGGCGGCGGCCAAGTCGGCCGCGGCGAAGTTGTCCAGCGCCCTCAAGCCGAGCTGGTCCAGCATGATCGCAGCGGCGAACGTGGCGAACGTGGACGGCCCGGGCAAGCAGGTCCGCGTGCTCGCCCTCGACCCGCAGAAGAACTCCGCGGGCCTGGCCGCGCTGGTGGCCGCGGCGGGCACGGCCAAGGAGGCCGGGCAGGACAAGGCGCTGGTGGGCGCGCTGAAGGAACTGTCGGGCCAGCTCGCGTCCGACTCGACGGCGCTGCTGGCCAGCCTCACCGTGAAGTCCGGCAGCAAGGTGCCCGTGGGCGTGGCCTCCGAGCAGGCCATCTACGCGCACAACACGAAGAAGCCGGAAGCCCCGGTGGTGGCCCTCTATCCGGAGGAGGGCACGCTCAGCCTCGACTACCCGGTCACGATCCTCACCAAGGATCCGGCCACGCAGAAGGCTGCGGCGGACTTCAAGCAGGAGCTGTCCACGGATCCGGCCAAGAAGGTCCTGCGTGACGCCGGTTTCCGCAGCGCGGACGGCAAGGCGGGCGACGTGCTGACGAAGGACAAGGGGTTCACCCCGGAGACGCCGCAGGCGCTGCCGGCTCCCGACGGAGCGACCGTGGCGCGGATGGTGCAGACCTGGTCCAGGCTGAACCTGGGCTCACGCCTGCTCACCCTGCTCGACGTCTCGGGCACGATGGCGCTGCCGGTGCCGGGCACGGGCATGACCCGGATGCAGGCCATCGGCAAGATCGCCACTGAGGGTCTCGGCCTGTTCCCCGCCGACTCCGAGCTGGGCGTGTGGACGTTCTCCACACATCTGGACGGCCGCGGCAAGGACTGGAAGGAGATCGTCTCCCTCGGGCCGCTCACCGAGAGCATCAACGGCACGCTCCGCAAGGACCTGATGGTCAAGCAGCTCAGCACGATCCAGGCCAAGGCGACGGGCGACACGGGGCTGAACGACACGCTCAAGGCCGCGTACACGGAGATGACCGAGACGTACCAGCAGGACAAGATCAACACGCTCTTGATCCTCACGGACGGCGCGGGCAACGACGACCCCGACGGCGGGATCAAGAATCCGGCGATCCTGCAGTTCCTGAAGGACACCTACGACCCCAAGCGCCCGGTCAGCATCATCATCATCGCCTTCGGCCCGGACGCCGCGCCCGGCAAGCAGCGGATGGACGCGCTGGCCAAGGCGACCGGCGGCGAGGCGTACATCGCCAAGAACATCCTGCAGGTCCGCGACTTCTTCCTGCAGGGCATGGAGCGCCGCCTCTGCTCCCCGAACTGCGACGGCTGA
- a CDS encoding YegP family protein gives MAGRFVISEDGQGGFRFALVANNGQTLAVGEGYPTKVACVNGIETVRRNAVDAVIEDQSGKEL, from the coding sequence GTGGCGGGCAGGTTCGTGATCAGCGAGGACGGGCAGGGCGGCTTCCGCTTCGCGCTCGTCGCGAACAACGGGCAGACGCTGGCGGTGGGGGAGGGCTATCCGACCAAGGTCGCCTGCGTGAACGGCATCGAGACGGTACGCAGGAACGCCGTGGACGCCGTCATCGAGGACCAGAGCGGGAAGGAGCTATGA
- a CDS encoding TrmH family RNA methyltransferase, with the protein MLEYVTDADDPRLSDYTRLRDVELRKSLEAERGLFLAEGEKVIRRAIGAGYPIRSVLTTRRWLPSLSDVLGDALVYVVSDEIMSGIAGFQVHRGALASMERLPLPSVDTLLKGGTRRLLVLEDLVDHSNVGAIFRSAAALGVDGIILSPRCADPFYRRAVKVSMGAVFSIPYARMDDWFDGLARLREAGYQTLALTPDQAAIPMDEVVLADRVALLLGAEGDGLSSHWLEEADQAVCIPMSATAMAAGVDSLNVVAAAAIACHGLMRAT; encoded by the coding sequence GTGCTGGAGTACGTAACCGACGCCGACGACCCGCGCCTATCCGACTACACCCGTCTGCGGGACGTGGAGCTGCGCAAGAGCCTGGAGGCCGAGCGCGGCCTCTTCCTCGCCGAGGGCGAGAAGGTGATCAGGCGTGCCATCGGCGCCGGCTACCCGATCCGCTCCGTGCTGACCACGCGCCGCTGGCTGCCCTCGCTGTCCGACGTGCTCGGCGACGCCCTCGTCTACGTGGTGAGCGACGAGATCATGTCGGGGATCGCCGGTTTCCAGGTCCACCGCGGCGCCCTCGCCTCCATGGAGCGGCTCCCGCTGCCCTCGGTCGACACTCTGCTCAAGGGCGGGACGCGGCGACTGCTGGTGCTGGAGGACCTGGTCGACCACTCGAACGTCGGCGCGATCTTCAGATCGGCCGCCGCGCTGGGAGTGGACGGGATCATCCTGTCGCCCCGGTGCGCGGATCCGTTCTATCGGCGGGCGGTGAAGGTCTCGATGGGGGCGGTGTTCTCGATCCCGTACGCGCGGATGGACGACTGGTTCGACGGGCTCGCCCGGTTGCGGGAGGCGGGCTACCAGACCCTCGCCCTGACCCCGGATCAGGCCGCCATTCCGATGGACGAGGTCGTCCTGGCGGATCGCGTGGCGCTGCTGCTCGGCGCCGAAGGGGATGGGCTGTCGTCCCACTGGCTGGAGGAAGCCGATCAGGCGGTGTGCATCCCGATGAGCGCGACGGCGATGGCCGCCGGCGTGGACTCACTGAACGTGGTGGCCGCCGCCGCGATCGCCTGCCACGGGTTGATGCGAGCCACGTGA
- a CDS encoding D-alanyl-D-alanine carboxypeptidase family protein — protein MRIAGLISCAVLAVVMGVSSPATAADAPSVMASSAYVVDSTGTVHFGKRETRRVPVASLVKVMTAYVVLREARLSDTITITATDVKYAAHGGATTAGLKKGETLTVRDLLYGLMLPSGADAANALARRYGPGKTAFVAKMNDTARALGLTGTRYTNADGMPTPANGGYSTAIDQAKLAQHALASSTFRTVVGKKAHMVGKTALHRAHTWRNSNKLLSRADGVLGVKTGYTNAAGYCLLFAGERAGRQVVGVLLNDANERRFTTAEQLLDYAEEQIVEG, from the coding sequence ATGCGTATTGCGGGATTGATCAGCTGTGCCGTACTCGCGGTGGTTATGGGGGTCTCCTCCCCCGCCACCGCGGCCGACGCGCCGAGCGTGATGGCCTCGTCGGCGTACGTCGTCGACTCGACGGGAACGGTCCACTTCGGCAAGCGGGAGACACGGCGGGTCCCGGTGGCCAGCCTGGTCAAGGTCATGACGGCATACGTCGTGCTGCGCGAGGCCCGGCTGAGCGACACGATCACGATCACCGCGACCGACGTGAAGTACGCCGCCCACGGCGGCGCCACCACGGCGGGACTGAAGAAGGGCGAGACCCTCACGGTCAGGGACCTGCTGTACGGGCTCATGCTGCCCTCAGGAGCGGACGCGGCCAACGCCCTGGCCCGCCGCTACGGCCCGGGCAAGACGGCCTTCGTCGCCAAGATGAACGACACCGCCCGCGCCCTGGGGCTGACCGGCACCCGCTACACCAATGCCGACGGCATGCCCACACCGGCCAACGGCGGCTACTCGACGGCGATCGACCAGGCCAAGCTGGCCCAGCACGCGCTGGCGAGCAGCACGTTCAGGACCGTGGTCGGCAAGAAGGCGCACATGGTGGGCAAGACCGCGCTGCACCGGGCGCACACGTGGCGCAACTCCAACAAGCTGCTGTCACGGGCGGACGGGGTGCTGGGTGTGAAGACCGGATACACGAACGCGGCCGGATATTGCCTGTTGTTCGCGGGCGAGCGCGCCGGCCGGCAGGTGGTGGGCGTGCTGCTGAACGACGCGAACGAGCGCCGCTTCACCACGGCCGAGCAGCTGCTCGACTATGCCGAGGAGCAGATCGTCGAAGGCTAG
- a CDS encoding LacI family DNA-binding transcriptional regulator, translated as MARVTLQTIADRLGVSRATVSYAFSRPDQLSEGLRQRIMEVADELGYAGPNPTARSLRLGRAGALGLIFSETLAYAFADPYAIGFFQGLATAAEDAGVGLLILPLPHGDRRSETVRDAVVDAFCVVSLPDGHPALAEVLARKLPVVIVDEPYVPGHPFVGIDEPAAGAAAARHLLELGHRRIGVAMVGLNDDGFTGWADPARQEGAVFEAMRRRRGGYQSACEEAGLTWAGVPFYEVARNSREAGRKAGHALLGRSPRPTAVLTNTDVLALGVLDAAADLGIGVPGELSVVGFSDSAAEEAGLTTIRQAKQEIGETAGRLLLSGGAAEPERLLFPHELVVRSSTAPSPER; from the coding sequence ATGGCCAGGGTCACACTCCAGACGATCGCCGACCGGCTCGGCGTGTCCCGGGCCACCGTGTCGTACGCCTTCTCCCGCCCCGACCAGCTCAGCGAAGGGCTACGGCAGCGGATCATGGAGGTGGCCGACGAGCTCGGCTACGCGGGGCCCAATCCGACGGCACGGTCCTTGCGGCTCGGCCGGGCGGGAGCGCTCGGACTGATCTTCAGCGAGACGCTGGCGTACGCGTTCGCCGACCCCTACGCGATCGGGTTCTTCCAAGGGCTGGCCACGGCCGCCGAGGACGCGGGAGTGGGGCTGCTCATCCTGCCGCTGCCGCACGGCGACCGGCGCAGCGAGACCGTGCGCGACGCGGTGGTGGACGCCTTCTGCGTCGTGTCGCTGCCGGACGGGCATCCCGCGCTGGCGGAGGTGCTGGCCAGGAAGTTGCCGGTGGTGATCGTGGACGAGCCCTACGTGCCCGGCCACCCGTTCGTCGGCATCGACGAGCCCGCGGCGGGCGCGGCGGCTGCGCGGCACCTGCTGGAGCTGGGTCATCGGCGGATCGGGGTGGCCATGGTGGGGCTCAACGACGACGGCTTCACCGGCTGGGCCGACCCGGCGCGGCAGGAAGGCGCGGTGTTCGAGGCCATGCGGCGGCGGCGCGGCGGCTACCAGAGCGCGTGCGAGGAGGCCGGGCTGACGTGGGCGGGGGTGCCGTTCTACGAGGTGGCGCGCAACTCGCGTGAGGCGGGGAGGAAGGCGGGGCACGCGTTGCTCGGCCGCTCTCCGCGCCCCACCGCCGTCCTGACCAACACCGACGTGCTGGCGCTGGGCGTGCTGGACGCCGCGGCCGACCTGGGGATCGGGGTGCCCGGGGAGCTTTCGGTGGTGGGGTTCTCCGACAGCGCCGCCGAGGAGGCCGGGCTCACCACGATCAGGCAGGCGAAGCAGGAGATCGGCGAGACCGCGGGGCGGCTGCTGTTGTCGGGGGGCGCGGCCGAGCCCGAGCGGCTGCTCTTCCCCCACGAGCTCGTCGTCCGCTCCTCGACCGCCCCGTCCCCTGAGCGTTAG
- a CDS encoding sulfatase family protein, whose translation MRAKILRAWAMVLAVVLVLTTAGQANAASVVAKPERPNIIFFLVDDLSAELLQYMDAVKGLAKGGTTFSGYYVADSLCCPSRATMFTGQFPHNTGVRTNEGYDRGGYRAFAPHEGRTYATALHQAGYRTGYLGKYVNEYPAGDGYKVPAGWDEWHVAGAGGYNEYRYQLTRYIKEQTPGARPRDPSDGTYLVDELGKRAVGFIERSRRYAPDEPFFLQVSPFSPHARVDVKPGDKEPRFPPARRDRPKNKWPAGEFPHGDCGGVDCADIDVTTLPAFNEDTADKPSWVRREPIGPELIKELRTDFRNRIRMVQSIDDMVERVLSTLTERERRNTYVVFTSDNGFHLGQHRLLRNKSTAYDHDVRVPLLVKRPAAGRQGDLVTGAIAQNVDLFATFLDMAGIDPALRDSRDGRSLLPLIQGRPVRDWRNAALIEHVKPEPATPGFDPDADWRKVGNATPPTYGAVRTAGELYVEYEGDPKPEYYNTVTDPHQESNDPGNPRTAGLAQALDDLESCGKPGRTNCWDAAHLREP comes from the coding sequence ATGCGCGCGAAAATCCTGCGAGCCTGGGCGATGGTGTTGGCCGTCGTCCTGGTTCTGACCACCGCCGGCCAGGCGAACGCCGCGAGCGTCGTCGCCAAGCCCGAGCGGCCGAACATCATCTTCTTCCTGGTCGACGACCTGTCGGCCGAGCTGCTCCAGTACATGGACGCCGTCAAGGGCCTGGCCAAGGGCGGCACCACGTTCAGCGGTTATTACGTGGCCGACTCGCTCTGCTGTCCGTCGCGGGCCACGATGTTCACCGGTCAGTTCCCGCACAACACCGGCGTGCGCACCAACGAGGGCTACGACAGGGGCGGCTACCGGGCGTTCGCGCCGCACGAGGGCCGCACCTATGCCACCGCGCTGCACCAGGCCGGCTACCGCACCGGCTACCTGGGCAAGTACGTCAACGAGTATCCGGCGGGCGACGGCTACAAGGTGCCGGCCGGTTGGGACGAGTGGCATGTCGCGGGAGCCGGCGGCTACAACGAGTACAGGTACCAGCTCACCCGCTACATCAAGGAGCAGACGCCCGGCGCCAGGCCCCGTGACCCGTCCGACGGCACCTATCTGGTGGACGAGCTCGGCAAGCGGGCGGTCGGGTTCATCGAGCGCTCCCGCCGGTACGCGCCCGACGAGCCGTTCTTCCTCCAGGTCTCGCCGTTCTCGCCACACGCCAGGGTCGACGTCAAGCCGGGTGACAAAGAGCCGCGTTTCCCGCCCGCGCGGCGTGACCGGCCGAAGAACAAGTGGCCCGCCGGCGAGTTCCCCCACGGGGACTGCGGCGGCGTCGACTGCGCCGACATCGATGTGACCACGCTGCCCGCGTTCAACGAGGACACCGCGGACAAGCCCTCGTGGGTACGGCGGGAGCCGATCGGGCCGGAGCTCATCAAGGAGCTGCGCACCGACTTCCGCAACCGGATCCGCATGGTGCAGTCGATCGACGACATGGTCGAGCGCGTGCTGTCGACGTTGACCGAGCGCGAGCGGCGGAACACGTACGTGGTGTTCACCAGCGACAACGGTTTCCACCTGGGCCAGCATCGCCTGCTCCGCAACAAGTCCACCGCCTATGACCACGACGTCCGGGTGCCGCTGCTGGTCAAGCGCCCGGCCGCGGGACGGCAGGGCGATCTCGTGACCGGCGCCATCGCCCAGAACGTGGACCTGTTCGCGACCTTCCTCGACATGGCCGGCATCGATCCGGCGCTGCGTGACAGCCGCGACGGGCGCAGCCTGCTGCCCCTCATCCAGGGCCGCCCGGTGCGGGACTGGCGCAACGCGGCGCTGATCGAGCACGTCAAGCCGGAGCCGGCCACGCCAGGCTTCGACCCCGACGCGGACTGGCGCAAGGTGGGGAACGCCACGCCGCCCACGTACGGCGCCGTGCGCACCGCCGGAGAGCTCTATGTCGAGTACGAAGGTGATCCGAAACCCGAGTACTACAACACCGTCACCGATCCTCATCAGGAGTCCAACGACCCGGGCAACCCCAGGACGGCCGGCCTCGCGCAGGCTCTCGACGACCTGGAGAGCTGCGGCAAGCCGGGCAGGACGAACTGCTGGGACGCCGCGCACCTACGCGAGCCGTAA
- a CDS encoding DUF4184 family protein, with product MPFTPSHIAAVVPLIMSSRVRRFADPWALAMGAMVPDLPIFLPFLPDYTNWHSWLGVVTIDLAAVLMLVPLFHWIFRDPLVSLLPPSLAGRAALLAPDRLRPLPIAAGAVLGAATHVAWDSFTHSTGPAEWGPWLSVSVFGVIRLFRLLQYTSSAIGLAVVVWWGWRELSRMAAAPVPDRLRISSRTRWTVLAAGAAGAIAGALLWPLVDEPNPVFGLPGLITKVGAGTVIGLCAVLTCYAMVWQVRQRMTVAEGT from the coding sequence GTGCCGTTCACGCCCAGTCACATCGCCGCGGTGGTGCCGTTGATCATGTCATCACGGGTACGCAGATTCGCCGATCCATGGGCGTTGGCGATGGGAGCGATGGTCCCGGACCTGCCGATCTTCCTCCCTTTCCTGCCTGACTACACCAACTGGCACTCCTGGCTCGGCGTCGTCACCATCGACCTGGCCGCGGTGCTGATGCTGGTGCCGCTGTTCCACTGGATCTTCAGGGACCCGCTGGTCTCCTTGCTCCCGCCGTCGCTGGCCGGCCGCGCCGCGCTCTTGGCCCCGGACCGGCTACGGCCGCTCCCCATCGCCGCGGGCGCCGTGCTCGGCGCGGCGACTCACGTCGCGTGGGACTCCTTCACCCATTCCACCGGCCCGGCGGAGTGGGGTCCGTGGTTGTCCGTGTCGGTCTTCGGGGTGATCAGGCTGTTCCGCCTCCTGCAGTACACGTCGTCGGCGATCGGGCTGGCCGTGGTGGTGTGGTGGGGGTGGCGGGAACTGTCGAGGATGGCGGCGGCGCCCGTGCCGGACCGGTTGCGGATCTCCTCGCGCACGCGCTGGACCGTCCTGGCGGCCGGCGCGGCGGGGGCCATCGCCGGCGCGCTCCTCTGGCCCCTGGTGGACGAGCCCAACCCGGTGTTCGGCCTGCCCGGCCTGATCACCAAGGTCGGCGCGGGCACGGTGATCGGCCTGTGCGCGGTCCTCACCTGCTACGCCATGGTGTGGCAGGTCAGGCAGCGCATGACGGTGGCCGAAGGCACGTGA